A window of the Candidatus Manganitrophaceae bacterium genome harbors these coding sequences:
- a CDS encoding SPOR domain-containing protein, translating into MRELRILKETEENPKKKKKPPILLITFMGILVFLGLFFLFEENPTEDLNPASNLSNGENKGTKTFRSEFTPGKIRIDSGKEALAPSVDENKKPIGPIQKKELTFLKTLKEKKKENPPLKIKKEPQKDQKITTKKKSPRKTKKVMATTLPPRKSVPGQFAVQVASFSKKNRAEVLAEELREKGYKTYVVSQEIPQKGRWYRVRIGHYADRSEAVRLSNRIKRSEKLDAFVTSDHR; encoded by the coding sequence ATGCGCGAACTGAGAATTTTAAAAGAGACGGAAGAAAATCCGAAAAAAAAAAAGAAACCCCCGATACTGCTGATTACTTTTATGGGGATTCTCGTCTTCCTCGGCCTCTTCTTCCTCTTCGAAGAGAATCCCACTGAAGACCTTAACCCCGCCTCAAACCTCTCCAATGGTGAAAATAAGGGGACCAAGACTTTTCGTTCAGAGTTCACCCCGGGCAAGATACGGATCGATTCCGGGAAAGAAGCCTTAGCACCCTCTGTAGATGAAAATAAAAAACCAATCGGACCAATTCAAAAAAAAGAACTCACCTTTTTAAAAACCCTCAAGGAGAAAAAAAAAGAAAACCCTCCCTTAAAGATCAAGAAGGAACCTCAGAAAGATCAGAAAATAACAACAAAGAAAAAATCCCCGCGCAAGACAAAAAAAGTGATGGCCACAACTCTCCCTCCTCGAAAATCTGTTCCAGGTCAATTCGCGGTTCAAGTTGCCTCTTTTTCAAAAAAGAACAGGGCAGAGGTTCTGGCAGAGGAATTGAGGGAAAAAGGGTATAAAACTTACGTCGTCTCACAGGAAATCCCTCAAAAAGGACGATGGTATCGTGTCCGTATCGGACACTATGCGGATCGGTCTGAGGCCGTACGCCTGTCCAATCGGATCAAACGTTCCGAGAAACTCGATGCCTTCGTGACGTCTGATCACCGATGA
- the queA gene encoding tRNA preQ1(34) S-adenosylmethionine ribosyltransferase-isomerase QueA, with amino-acid sequence MEDNQSVADYDYPLDPALIAGSPPPERDQSQLLIYHRDSGQMEHRSFTSLPKYLKPHDLLVLNDTRVFPARLTAEKGSGGRLELLFLRPLLHQVEQEKGIFSQCWEVLAKGKGRETTDLFFKGKILGRFLKDLGGGRHEVVIHRPADQYSDVYTFLERWGEIPLPPYILKRRKMEGSNLSESLCRAEEAEDRERYQTVYARRWGSAAAPTAGLHFTDPLLNTLREKGIQTATITLHIGLDTFQPMRSEKIRDHEMHREWYQVSEETASQINTTRERGGRVIAVGTTVTRVLETVTRPGGRIQAGEGETDLFITPGYRFKGTDALITNFHLPKSTLLVLLSAFAGKDVIRSVYREAIARRYRFYSYGDAMFVV; translated from the coding sequence ATAGAAGATAACCAGAGCGTTGCTGACTATGATTACCCTCTCGACCCGGCCCTCATCGCTGGGTCCCCGCCGCCAGAACGAGACCAGAGCCAACTTCTGATCTATCATCGGGACAGCGGACAGATGGAACATCGCTCATTTACTTCGCTTCCGAAATACCTCAAGCCTCACGACCTCCTGGTCCTGAATGATACACGGGTCTTTCCTGCCCGCCTCACTGCGGAGAAAGGCTCTGGCGGTCGACTGGAGCTCCTATTCCTGCGACCACTTCTACATCAGGTCGAACAAGAAAAAGGGATTTTCAGTCAGTGCTGGGAGGTTCTGGCCAAAGGGAAGGGACGCGAAACGACTGACCTCTTCTTTAAAGGAAAGATCCTGGGCCGCTTTTTAAAAGATCTGGGGGGAGGCCGTCACGAGGTGGTCATCCACCGCCCAGCAGATCAATACAGTGACGTCTACACCTTTCTGGAGAGATGGGGAGAGATTCCGCTTCCACCCTATATTCTTAAAAGGAGAAAAATGGAAGGAAGCAATCTCTCAGAATCGCTTTGTCGAGCAGAGGAAGCGGAGGATCGGGAGAGATATCAAACGGTCTACGCCAGGCGATGGGGCTCTGCAGCGGCACCGACCGCGGGCCTTCACTTTACGGATCCCCTGCTCAATACCCTCCGGGAGAAAGGGATTCAGACGGCAACGATCACGCTCCATATCGGCCTCGACACCTTCCAGCCTATGCGTTCAGAAAAGATTCGGGACCATGAGATGCACCGGGAATGGTATCAGGTTTCTGAGGAAACAGCCTCACAGATCAACACCACACGGGAGCGTGGGGGAAGAGTCATCGCTGTCGGCACCACGGTGACCCGCGTCCTGGAAACAGTCACACGGCCCGGGGGTCGGATTCAGGCAGGAGAAGGCGAGACGGACCTCTTCATTACTCCCGGATACCGCTTTAAAGGAACAGACGCCTTGATTACAAACTTCCATCTTCCGAAATCGACCTTGCTTGTCCTGCTCTCCGCTTTTGCAGGAAAGGATGTAATTCGCTCAGTTTACCGGGAAGCAATCGCGCGGCGCTACAGATTTTATAGCTACGGAGATGCCATGTTTGTTGTATGA
- a CDS encoding SpoIID/LytB domain-containing protein, with translation MPPDQPHSFSLLLVHKKMILSFLMIALSLLSAPPLLQAEETLRVSLMDQVKQLSFFSRKGFSITTLSGKRLGPLTKSARISLSPGGIAINRVDSHLKELLFIPRRGGMISLNQNPFQGTFRVIRKKGGLLVLNEVDLELYLKGVVPSEMPSKWKMEALKVQAVISRTYALYKKREHRGREYDLVGSILAQVYKGASVENRRTSAAVEMTKGMILSYEGAPALTFFHSTSAGPTEDASERWNIDLPYLKGVSCPLDRESPYHQWKKVISLSDLESALRKKGFPVHTVATLTPLKWSRAGRLLTVRILYNGGEIFLKAEDLRQILGYRILPSTNFRIASFGKELIFKGMGFGHGVGLCQWGAKVLAEKGFNFERILLHYYPGVTLQPYEALQSSR, from the coding sequence ATGCCTCCTGATCAGCCTCATTCTTTCTCTCTTCTTCTGGTTCATAAAAAAATGATCCTGTCCTTTTTAATGATTGCACTTTCTCTTCTCTCTGCCCCGCCCCTCCTTCAAGCGGAAGAAACCCTACGCGTTTCATTAATGGATCAGGTCAAACAACTTTCATTCTTCTCCCGTAAGGGATTTTCGATCACCACACTCTCTGGGAAGCGGCTCGGGCCTCTGACGAAATCCGCCCGGATTTCATTGTCACCTGGAGGAATTGCCATTAACCGCGTGGACAGCCACCTGAAAGAGCTCCTCTTTATCCCCCGGCGGGGAGGAATGATCTCCTTAAACCAAAATCCCTTCCAGGGCACATTTCGGGTCATCAGAAAAAAGGGTGGTCTTCTTGTCTTAAACGAGGTGGACCTGGAGCTCTACCTCAAAGGGGTGGTCCCTTCTGAGATGCCTTCCAAATGGAAGATGGAGGCCCTCAAGGTGCAAGCAGTGATCTCCAGAACCTATGCCCTCTATAAAAAAAGAGAGCACCGGGGGAGAGAGTATGATCTTGTCGGGTCCATTCTGGCCCAGGTCTATAAAGGCGCATCGGTTGAAAATCGCCGCACATCTGCCGCAGTGGAAATGACAAAAGGCATGATTCTGAGCTATGAAGGGGCGCCGGCCCTCACCTTCTTTCACTCGACTTCAGCAGGCCCCACTGAAGATGCCTCCGAAAGATGGAATATCGATCTCCCCTATTTAAAAGGAGTCAGCTGTCCTCTTGACAGAGAGTCGCCCTACCATCAATGGAAGAAAGTGATTTCCCTGTCCGATCTCGAGAGCGCGCTTCGGAAAAAAGGATTTCCCGTCCATACCGTCGCGACCTTGACCCCGCTCAAGTGGAGCCGGGCGGGACGACTCCTGACCGTCCGGATTTTATATAATGGAGGAGAGATTTTTCTAAAGGCCGAAGATCTTCGTCAGATACTCGGATATCGCATTCTACCCAGTACAAATTTCAGAATCGCTTCCTTTGGAAAAGAGCTTATCTTTAAAGGAATGGGCTTCGGACATGGCGTGGGTCTCTGCCAGTGGGGCGCGAAGGTTCTGGCGGAAAAGGGCTTTAATTTCGAGAGAATTTTACTACACTATTATCCCGGTGTGACATTGCAACCTTATGAGGCCCTACAATCATCTCGATAG
- a CDS encoding DUF2905 domain-containing protein has protein sequence MFDIGRSLILFGILLSLIGGLLLLFAKVPGIGKLPGDILIQRKNFSFYFPWITCLLISLILSLFFWFIKK, from the coding sequence ATGTTCGATATCGGCCGGTCACTGATTCTCTTTGGCATTCTTCTTTCTCTCATCGGAGGGCTACTCCTTCTTTTTGCGAAGGTCCCCGGCATCGGGAAACTTCCGGGAGATATCCTGATTCAACGCAAGAACTTCAGCTTCTATTTTCCCTGGATAACATGCCTCCTGATCAGCCTCATTCTTTCTCTCTTCTTCTGGTTCATAAAAAAATGA
- the nadA gene encoding quinolinate synthase NadA, with translation MVKTSTQDKLITRIQRLKKDRNAIILAHNYQVGEIQDVADFLGDSLELSRKAALTDAEVIVFCGVHFMAETAAILCPDQMVLLPDLAAGCGMSEMISTEEVRTLKAEHPDAVVVCYVNSSAAVKAESDICCTSSNAANVVQSIPKDREIIFIPDQYLGDYVTRKTGRKLILFNGYCPTHFRIMTADLDAAKTSHPEALVVAHPECTPAVSAMADQVLSTSGICMESNKTEKQEVIVATEVGILHRLKKENPDKEFIPACTWCDCAHMKVNNLEKLLWSLESLQYPITVPPSIAKRAKQAIDRMLEIGS, from the coding sequence ATGGTTAAGACCTCAACACAAGACAAACTCATTACACGTATTCAGCGACTAAAGAAGGATCGCAATGCAATCATTCTGGCGCATAATTATCAGGTCGGGGAGATTCAGGATGTTGCGGATTTTCTGGGCGACTCGCTCGAACTCTCCCGGAAGGCGGCCCTGACCGATGCCGAGGTCATTGTCTTTTGCGGCGTTCATTTTATGGCAGAGACTGCCGCGATTCTCTGTCCCGATCAGATGGTCCTCCTGCCGGACCTTGCGGCGGGCTGCGGCATGTCGGAAATGATCTCGACCGAAGAGGTCCGAACCCTTAAAGCAGAACATCCGGATGCAGTTGTGGTCTGCTATGTCAACTCCAGCGCGGCAGTCAAGGCCGAATCCGATATCTGCTGTACCTCTTCCAATGCCGCCAATGTGGTCCAGTCTATTCCAAAAGATCGAGAAATCATCTTTATCCCCGACCAATATCTTGGGGATTATGTCACGCGGAAGACCGGTCGCAAGCTGATCCTCTTCAACGGCTATTGCCCGACCCACTTTAGAATCATGACTGCAGACCTTGACGCCGCGAAAACATCCCATCCCGAGGCCTTGGTCGTGGCCCACCCGGAGTGTACCCCGGCGGTCAGCGCGATGGCAGACCAGGTTCTTTCCACCAGCGGGATCTGTATGGAATCAAATAAGACGGAGAAGCAGGAGGTGATCGTCGCGACAGAAGTCGGGATTCTTCATCGCCTGAAAAAAGAGAATCCCGATAAAGAGTTCATTCCCGCCTGTACCTGGTGTGACTGTGCGCATATGAAGGTCAACAATCTGGAAAAACTTCTCTGGTCCCTGGAGTCATTGCAATACCCGATCACCGTACCACCTTCTATTGCCAAGAGGGCCAAGCAGGCCATTGATCGGATGCTCGAGATCGGATCATAA
- a CDS encoding DUF5011 domain-containing protein, with product MNGLTAGSVPNPTQLTDLDNDLTAATGTIDTATTNAVAGINIVTALADTQAPVIVILGANPLTVVHSSAFSNPGSVVTDNVDVGLVATITGTVNISIVGTYTLAYSATDTAGNSVTRNLTVNVTDQTAPVITLIGANPQTTAQGSAYTELGATVSDNVDVGLAATIDSSAVLTGIVGSYTVTYNVSDGAGNPAIQLTRTVNVTDQTAPVITLAGANPQIITLGSAYTELGATVTDNVDVGLAATINSSTVDTNTLGSYTVTYNVSDGAGNSAIQKSRTVNVVVPSATPAVWDQTNWDQSDWQ from the coding sequence GTGAATGGTTTGACAGCAGGGTCTGTTCCCAATCCTACACAACTCACCGATCTGGATAACGATCTGACAGCTGCGACCGGAACCATTGACACAGCGACCACCAATGCCGTAGCAGGCATCAATATCGTCACTGCTCTGGCTGATACACAGGCGCCCGTGATTGTTATTTTGGGTGCGAATCCGTTGACGGTAGTCCACAGTTCAGCATTTTCAAATCCGGGTAGTGTTGTGACAGATAATGTCGATGTAGGCCTGGTGGCAACAATTACTGGCACTGTAAATATATCAATTGTTGGAACCTATACTCTGGCATATTCGGCCACAGATACAGCAGGCAATAGCGTCACCCGAAACCTTACCGTTAATGTCACCGATCAAACTGCACCGGTGATAACGCTGATAGGTGCGAACCCGCAAACCACCGCTCAGGGGAGTGCGTATACAGAACTGGGCGCAACTGTCTCAGATAATGTGGATGTTGGTCTTGCAGCCACCATTGATAGCTCGGCAGTACTTACGGGCATCGTGGGCAGCTATACCGTGACCTACAACGTCAGCGATGGTGCGGGCAATCCGGCGATACAGCTTACCCGAACCGTTAACGTGACCGATCAAACCGCACCGGTGATTACCCTGGCAGGTGCGAACCCTCAAATCATTACCTTGGGGAGCGCCTACACAGAACTGGGTGCAACAGTCACAGATAATGTGGATGTTGGTCTTGCGGCCACCATTAATAGCTCAACAGTGGATACGAACACGCTAGGTAGCTATACCGTGACCTACAACGTCAGCGATGGTGCAGGCAATTCGGCCATACAGAAGAGTCGAACAGTGAATGTGGTTGTCCCCTCGGCGACACCGGCTGTATGGGATCAGACCAATTGGGATCAATCGGATTGGCAATAG